The DNA window GTAATCTATCTTTAAAGCGTTAAAATACATTTTAGCAAAGTTGGAAATCATTAGTTCGGCGTTAAATGGTTCTAACAATAAAGTTTTCATAGTTGGTACGGTTTTTAAATCCGCGTATGTACCCTCTAAATCATTTATTAAAACTACCAATTTTGAATCTGAAGGTACTAATTTTAAAATGTCTTGAGGGAAAATAGTAATACTAAAAATGAAAATTACTAATGAAAAAGAAAATAAGAATTTTTTCATAATTTGCATCGTGCGATACTACGCACATTACCTCCTTTGATTTTTTTTGATATTGTTCATATTATTTTATCATAAATTTTCAGAATATTTGAAAACATTTGCCTACATTTCCATTAGCAAAGCAACCAATAAAAATGACATTTGATAGATAAAACTATTTTCAAAACTGTATATATCTATTGAAGGCAAAGCTACCTTTTTTCTTAACAATATGAACGATAGAATCCCTGCAGCAAACAGTAAATATTCAGTCAAAATTTTTAAGATGGATAAGTTGGAAGCGATAGTTGTGAAATAATAAGTTATAGATACAACGTTTAAAATTGCGAAGGTGAACATATACCAGTATTTGTATTCAAAATTTTTCTTCTTCACTTTAAAGATGTTTAATAATTTATAAAAGTACATTCCGAAGATATAGATGTTTATCTCCAGAAAGTAAGATAAAGATAAATTATCTTTAAGAATATAAAGGCTAAAGGGGAACAACCCTCCCAGGTTCATCAGCAAGAAAATGAGCAAAAGAAAAGTATCTAAGGATATTTGTGCACTTTCCAAATCTTTTAAATTTTTTGTGCCATTTTTCTCGTATATATCTTCGGCTATCATGAATAAAAATCCTTTAGTGAACATATGAAAAACTATAAAATATGGAAAAAAAGGCGGGTTAATTAGAATGACCATTAGCCCATAACTCATCTGAGTCATAGTGGAATAAGCCATAAATTTTTTGATATCGTTTTGTAGCAGTGTAAAGATAGATGCAAAAATAGCAGTTATAATTGCGAAATAGTATAGAAAAACTCTAAGTTCATTGGGTAAAGAGGGTGTGAGTAAATAAACTATAAATAAAGGAAGTTTAACAATTATACCTGATAATATAGGAGAGATTCCTTTTACAGCCTCAGTGTGAGCATCGGGTAACCATCCAGATAGAAAAAATAGTCCGCCTTTAGTTAACAGTCCTGTTAGGATAAAACTGAATGCAAAAATATTAATTGCATTGGAAAGGTTGTAATTGAGATTCAAAGTGCCTGAATTTGAATAAAGAATTCCCACACCAATCAAATAGAAATTCAAAGCTACTAAGCTCATCATCAAGTACTTCAAAGCTGCCCATATTCTTATTTCATTCTTATCGTATGATAACAAAAGAAAAGTTAATATAGAAGCTAGCTCTAAATGAACGTATAT is part of the Petrotoga sibirica DSM 13575 genome and encodes:
- a CDS encoding complex I subunit 5 family protein, encoding MILLVSLIPISFGILTYIFKRKTTLLVSISYILTFLFLAIFQEGSFVIGNYSGLKGIEFTFDFNIKFLLILFNLFSLITFFRIYKNYDHVFFSLWLLLTGSINGFFMSRDFFNIYVHLELASILTFLLLSYDKNEIRIWAALKYLMMSLVALNFYLIGVGILYSNSGTLNLNYNLSNAINIFAFSFILTGLLTKGGLFFLSGWLPDAHTEAVKGISPILSGIIVKLPLFIVYLLTPSLPNELRVFLYYFAIITAIFASIFTLLQNDIKKFMAYSTMTQMSYGLMVILINPPFFPYFIVFHMFTKGFLFMIAEDIYEKNGTKNLKDLESAQISLDTFLLLIFLLMNLGGLFPFSLYILKDNLSLSYFLEINIYIFGMYFYKLLNIFKVKKKNFEYKYWYMFTFAILNVVSITYYFTTIASNLSILKILTEYLLFAAGILSFILLRKKVALPSIDIYSFENSFIYQMSFLLVALLMEM